The Pedobacter roseus genome contains a region encoding:
- a CDS encoding PAS domain S-box protein gives MSQSVHLLSNDQLLEVFNLTHTATAVHVGETAIIQAANDAMLRIWGKDRSIIGKSLEDALPELKGQPFIEMFRKVWLEGLVISGKDTAADLIIDGKLQTFYFDFEYRAIKNNEGKTICILHTAIDVTERVLRQEAIEREQEKAEALEREQALNEELAATVEELAATNEELVSTNEELQETQETLHVLNNELELRVIERFNQLSESEKRFKTMAEGTDIFIAVGDETGNAVYFNKPWMDLTGKSMKDLLDFNWTNLIHPDDRDRYENIYRLALAAKKPFAGEFRILSKKGDYRWLLASGPPRFHADGSFAGYISSCVDITERKLIELERLNLSKLIEASSEFIGLVELDMSIQYLNPAAIKKLGWESIANRTILDCVYPEDQSIAKQLLPGILQNQNFREEIRFWNEKTGKPFWIEWNGFAIRNEKNDEVIAMATVSPDITERKLYQEELQDINMEMAAANEELATTNEELAQTHEDLIQYVNKLADSEEKLRQAIETGKMGTWSINPKTLDITMSGFVKDLLGLPLDQPATMESIMKAINPEYHDILNKALKNALTRHLSSDNEYTVNNLITGEEKWVRATGKVFVDQHGNATEYSGLFIDITEQKLDELRKNDFIGMVSHELKTPLTAINGFVQVLQRKAKKDEDNYSIVALDKTHNQIRKMTTMINGFLNVSRLESSKLLIEKSDFSLGTLLKETIEEMYISQSSHQIILNPTCEVTINADRDKIGNVISNLISNGLKYSDNGTRIEVTCKLHDTEVEVEIKDEGIGIKPDDIDKLFERYYRVKGNHTISGFGIGLYLSAEIIERHNGKIWAESEEGIGSTFHFTLPLR, from the coding sequence ATGAGTCAATCCGTTCATCTTTTAAGCAACGATCAACTATTAGAAGTTTTTAACTTAACTCATACGGCCACTGCTGTACACGTTGGAGAAACTGCGATCATCCAGGCTGCTAATGATGCCATGCTCAGAATCTGGGGTAAAGACAGGAGCATTATCGGAAAATCGCTGGAAGACGCTTTGCCTGAGTTAAAGGGTCAGCCTTTTATTGAAATGTTCAGAAAAGTATGGCTCGAGGGATTGGTGATTTCCGGAAAAGATACCGCAGCTGATCTAATAATAGATGGCAAACTGCAAACTTTTTATTTCGACTTCGAGTACCGTGCGATAAAAAATAATGAAGGAAAAACAATCTGCATTTTACACACGGCAATCGATGTAACGGAGCGTGTGCTTAGGCAGGAGGCAATAGAAAGAGAACAGGAGAAGGCTGAAGCGCTGGAACGTGAGCAAGCATTAAATGAAGAACTGGCCGCCACAGTAGAAGAACTTGCGGCCACTAATGAAGAGCTGGTATCCACAAATGAAGAACTGCAGGAGACACAGGAAACCTTACACGTTTTAAATAATGAACTGGAATTAAGGGTCATAGAACGTTTCAACCAGCTTTCGGAAAGTGAAAAACGCTTTAAAACGATGGCAGAAGGCACAGATATTTTTATTGCCGTAGGCGATGAAACCGGGAATGCCGTATATTTTAATAAACCCTGGATGGATTTAACGGGTAAATCGATGAAAGACCTTCTGGACTTTAACTGGACGAATTTAATCCACCCCGACGACCGCGACAGGTATGAAAACATCTATCGTTTAGCCCTTGCAGCAAAAAAACCATTTGCGGGCGAATTCAGGATCCTGAGTAAAAAAGGTGATTACAGGTGGTTGTTGGCCAGCGGTCCGCCGCGTTTCCACGCCGATGGTTCTTTTGCGGGCTACATCAGTTCCTGTGTTGATATTACCGAAAGAAAATTAATTGAACTGGAGCGGTTAAACCTGAGTAAACTTATTGAAGCAAGTTCCGAATTTATCGGTCTGGTTGAGCTGGATATGTCTATCCAGTACCTGAATCCTGCTGCGATAAAGAAACTGGGCTGGGAAAGTATTGCTAACAGAACCATTTTAGATTGCGTTTATCCTGAAGACCAATCGATTGCAAAACAACTTTTACCGGGCATTTTGCAGAATCAAAACTTTAGGGAAGAAATCCGTTTCTGGAACGAAAAAACTGGAAAACCCTTTTGGATTGAATGGAATGGTTTCGCAATTAGAAACGAAAAAAATGATGAGGTTATCGCTATGGCTACGGTGAGCCCGGATATTACGGAACGAAAACTTTACCAGGAAGAACTTCAGGATATTAATATGGAAATGGCAGCTGCAAACGAAGAGTTGGCCACCACCAATGAAGAACTTGCCCAAACACACGAAGACCTGATCCAATATGTAAATAAGCTGGCTGATAGTGAAGAAAAACTCCGTCAGGCGATAGAAACAGGCAAAATGGGTACCTGGAGTATAAATCCGAAAACACTTGATATAACCATGTCTGGCTTTGTTAAGGATTTATTAGGACTGCCATTAGATCAGCCTGCAACAATGGAGTCTATTATGAAAGCCATCAACCCTGAATATCACGATATCCTAAATAAGGCACTAAAAAATGCCTTAACCAGGCATCTATCCAGCGATAACGAGTACACGGTCAATAATTTAATCACCGGAGAAGAAAAATGGGTAAGGGCCACCGGAAAGGTATTTGTAGACCAACATGGAAATGCAACTGAATATTCAGGGCTGTTTATCGACATTACTGAGCAAAAACTGGATGAATTGAGGAAAAATGATTTTATCGGTATGGTAAGTCATGAATTAAAAACACCGCTAACGGCCATTAACGGTTTTGTTCAGGTTTTGCAACGGAAGGCAAAAAAAGATGAAGACAATTATTCGATCGTTGCTTTAGACAAAACGCATAACCAGATCAGAAAAATGACAACCATGATTAATGGTTTTTTAAACGTATCGCGCCTGGAATCGAGTAAGCTATTAATCGAAAAAAGCGATTTTAGCTTGGGTACACTTTTAAAAGAAACGATTGAGGAAATGTACATTTCGCAATCATCCCATCAGATTATATTAAACCCAACCTGTGAGGTAACTATCAATGCCGACCGCGATAAAATTGGCAATGTAATTTCTAACCTGATCAGCAACGGATTAAAATACTCGGATAATGGTACACGTATAGAGGTAACCTGCAAATTACATGATACTGAGGTTGAAGTTGAAATCAAAGATGAAGGTATAGGCATAAAACCTGATGATATTGACAAACTTTTTGAACGTTATTATCGTGTAAAGGGCAACCATACCATTTCGGGTTTTGGAATTGGACTTTACTTAAGTGCCGAGATTATAGAAAGGCACAATGGTAAAATATGGGCCGAAAGTGAGGAAGGTATAGGCTCTACTTTTCATTTTACTTTGCCTTTAAGGTAA
- a CDS encoding LysR family transcriptional regulator, whose amino-acid sequence MVNLEWYRSFKAIYKTGTLTGAAESLFISQPGVSLHLSSLESYVGYKLFERTGRKMIPTEKGKVLYNFIVEPLSKLEDAEKHFQKSTEKHTPTISVGMCFETFQITLEQYISTLPFNVIIRFGEYPEMLDQLDKGILDLIITPQKGNSPNIEHEAFSSETIVLVGGIETDGQTFDSLAKKNDLSGMEEWLKQQKWYGTAGDMEHLLRFWQLNFGKRADFRPNYIVPNLNSIVRCLSGGKGLAIIPDFLCKKEVDEEKIKIIWEGTAPLKNTLYFGCRKNTQYATEIHVIKNLFKEVMVSI is encoded by the coding sequence ATGGTGAACTTAGAATGGTACCGAAGCTTTAAAGCGATTTATAAAACGGGGACATTAACCGGTGCGGCCGAAAGCCTCTTTATATCGCAACCTGGTGTGAGTTTGCATTTAAGCTCATTGGAAAGTTATGTGGGTTATAAACTGTTTGAACGTACAGGCCGAAAAATGATCCCGACAGAAAAAGGGAAAGTACTCTATAATTTCATCGTAGAGCCCCTGTCCAAACTTGAGGATGCAGAAAAACATTTCCAAAAAAGCACAGAAAAACATACACCAACCATTAGTGTGGGCATGTGTTTCGAAACTTTTCAGATCACACTTGAACAATATATCTCCACCCTTCCCTTTAATGTAATCATCCGCTTTGGCGAATACCCTGAAATGCTGGATCAACTGGACAAAGGCATATTAGATTTGATCATCACCCCACAAAAAGGAAATTCGCCCAATATTGAACATGAAGCTTTTTCTTCTGAAACGATTGTTTTGGTAGGCGGAATAGAAACTGATGGACAAACCTTTGATTCTTTGGCAAAGAAAAATGATTTATCAGGTATGGAGGAATGGTTAAAACAGCAGAAATGGTATGGTACCGCAGGCGATATGGAGCACCTTTTACGCTTTTGGCAACTTAATTTCGGTAAACGCGCCGATTTCAGGCCTAATTATATCGTACCCAACCTCAATTCTATTGTCAGGTGCCTTTCGGGTGGAAAAGGTTTGGCTATTATCCCCGATTTTCTTTGCAAGAAAGAGGTTGATGAAGAAAAAATCAAGATAATTTGGGAAGGTACTGCCCCATTAAAAAACACGTTATATTTTGGTTGTAGGAAAAATACGCAATATGCAACTGAAATTCATGTTATTAAAAACCTTTTTAAGGAGGTTATGGTTAGTATATAA
- a CDS encoding NAD(P)H-dependent oxidoreductase, which yields MTKIFIINGGQKFGHSGGKFNETIADATADFFSSQEGFEVKTTNINHDYNPGEEVEKYVWADVVIYHTPIWWFQLPHDFKKYIDVVFTEGHKKGIYVSDGRKADNPTRNYGTGGMLHGRKYMVTSSWNAPKEAFTLPGEFFMETSVDDGVLFGFHRMNAFTGMERMEGIHFHDVEKNADIDRALKQHHEHLTQNFLNTEVYEHLSNSNS from the coding sequence ATGACAAAAATATTCATCATCAACGGAGGGCAAAAATTTGGGCACTCTGGCGGAAAATTTAACGAAACCATAGCTGATGCAACTGCCGATTTCTTTTCATCACAGGAAGGTTTTGAGGTAAAAACAACCAATATCAACCACGATTACAATCCTGGTGAGGAAGTAGAAAAATATGTTTGGGCCGATGTAGTAATTTACCATACCCCGATCTGGTGGTTCCAGTTACCACACGATTTTAAAAAATACATCGATGTGGTATTTACCGAAGGCCACAAAAAGGGGATTTATGTAAGCGATGGCCGAAAAGCTGATAACCCGACCAGAAATTATGGGACAGGTGGCATGTTGCACGGCCGTAAATATATGGTCACCTCATCGTGGAATGCTCCAAAAGAAGCATTTACCTTACCTGGTGAGTTTTTTATGGAAACCAGTGTAGATGATGGGGTTTTGTTCGGTTTCCACAGGATGAATGCCTTTACCGGAATGGAAAGAATGGAAGGAATCCATTTTCATGACGTAGAAAAAAATGCCGATATTGATCGTGCACTAAAACAGCACCACGAACATTTAACCCAAAACTTTTTAAATACCGAAGTATATGAGCATTTATCTAACAGCAATAGTTAA
- a CDS encoding putative quinol monooxygenase encodes MSIYLTAIVKSKPDTVNPLRAFLLDMVTNSRKEEACIQYDLHEAADDLTFIFQEEWKDQAGLDEHNQQPYILAFVAQIDSLTDGIVIYKTEKLA; translated from the coding sequence ATGAGCATTTATCTAACAGCAATAGTTAAAAGTAAACCGGATACGGTAAATCCGCTAAGAGCGTTTTTATTAGATATGGTAACAAATTCGAGAAAAGAAGAAGCCTGTATCCAATACGACCTGCATGAAGCTGCCGATGATTTAACCTTTATTTTTCAGGAAGAATGGAAAGATCAGGCGGGTTTAGATGAACACAATCAACAGCCCTATATTTTGGCTTTTGTAGCACAGATAGACTCACTCACCGATGGAATTGTGATTTATAAAACCGAAAAACTGGCCTGA
- a CDS encoding EamA family transporter, whose amino-acid sequence MKSKINIPPIPAVLLSIISVQCGAAIAKGLFPQIGAAATASLRIGLSAIILVIAFRPNLFKLNAKQWKYVILYGVCLGVMNMVFYMAIARIPIGLGVTLEFVGPLVLAIFGSKKAIDFIWVILAATGIILITPWTGTGLNIAGVLLALLAGVFWAGYIILGGRISKIMKGGDAVAIGMMFATIVILPFGIFGGGLGNLSPKLLGLGAALALLSSAIPFTLEMKALKQIPARTFSILMSLEPAMASLAALVFLQEFLTLKECFAVAFVVIASAGSALTSRRAKL is encoded by the coding sequence ATGAAAAGCAAAATCAATATTCCGCCAATTCCAGCTGTTTTACTGTCTATTATCAGTGTACAGTGTGGTGCGGCAATTGCAAAAGGGCTTTTTCCTCAAATTGGTGCGGCGGCTACCGCATCCTTACGCATCGGTTTATCAGCCATAATTTTAGTGATCGCTTTTCGGCCAAACCTCTTTAAATTAAACGCCAAACAATGGAAATATGTAATCCTTTATGGAGTTTGTTTAGGCGTAATGAACATGGTATTTTATATGGCCATTGCAAGGATCCCAATCGGTTTAGGCGTTACGCTCGAATTTGTCGGACCTTTGGTTTTAGCCATATTTGGTTCGAAAAAAGCCATTGATTTTATCTGGGTAATATTGGCCGCTACGGGAATAATACTCATTACCCCGTGGACAGGCACAGGACTAAACATAGCTGGGGTTTTGCTGGCACTTTTAGCCGGCGTATTTTGGGCAGGTTATATTATTTTGGGCGGCAGGATTTCGAAAATAATGAAGGGAGGCGATGCCGTTGCGATCGGGATGATGTTTGCCACCATTGTGATTTTACCTTTTGGCATTTTTGGAGGCGGCTTAGGAAACTTAAGCCCGAAATTACTGGGTTTAGGAGCAGCGCTTGCGCTACTATCAAGCGCCATTCCATTTACCCTCGAAATGAAAGCCCTTAAGCAGATCCCTGCACGAACTTTCAGTATTTTAATGAGCCTCGAACCCGCCATGGCTTCATTGGCGGCCCTGGTTTTCTTACAAGAATTCCTTACGCTCAAAGAATGTTTTGCTGTAGCTTTTGTGGTGATTGCCTCTGCAGGATCAGCATTAACTTCAAGGCGGGCAAAATTATAA
- a CDS encoding superoxide dismutase family protein — translation MKKYLLSLAIAGVALVSACTKTDKEIAQATLTETADNTKTIGTAKFYELSDGKIKMDIEMNFAARADSNVAVHFHEHGDCGNMGENTHGHWNPTKEAHGKWGSAAYHSGDIGNIKLDGKGHATLSVTTDRWSIKDGDVKNIIGRGIIVHGGTDDYTTQPTGNSGPRVGCGVIEAVK, via the coding sequence ATGAAAAAATACCTTTTAAGCTTAGCGATTGCTGGTGTTGCGCTTGTAAGTGCCTGTACCAAAACCGACAAAGAAATTGCCCAGGCCACTTTAACAGAAACGGCCGATAATACCAAAACCATTGGTACAGCAAAGTTTTATGAACTGAGCGACGGAAAAATTAAAATGGATATTGAAATGAATTTTGCCGCACGGGCTGATAGCAATGTGGCGGTACACTTTCACGAACATGGCGATTGTGGCAACATGGGCGAAAATACCCATGGCCACTGGAATCCGACCAAAGAAGCACATGGTAAATGGGGATCGGCAGCTTACCACAGTGGCGATATTGGTAATATTAAGTTAGATGGTAAAGGACATGCTACACTTTCGGTTACTACCGACCGATGGAGCATTAAGGATGGCGATGTTAAAAATATTATCGGTAGGGGGATTATTGTGCATGGCGGTACAGATGATTATACCACCCAACCTACGGGCAATTCAGGACCAAGAGTGGGCTGCGGTGTTATTGAAGCGGTGAAATAG
- a CDS encoding biopolymer transporter ExbD, which translates to MATLNESQSGNAVKGRTKKPTPKVDLTAMVDLMFLLTTFFMLTTTLSQLNAADIAKPINKHDIDLAPFPESRTMTIVLGKDNKAVSYMGTIEKANMKVIPVADLQKEIKSNELLVAATHQNNPAKYMIVIIKPGKTAKFQNFVDVIDEMKIADIKSYSIDDDHFAEKELVFMKNNNL; encoded by the coding sequence ATGGCAACTCTAAACGAATCTCAAAGCGGCAACGCCGTAAAAGGAAGAACCAAAAAACCAACACCAAAAGTAGATCTTACCGCAATGGTAGACCTCATGTTTTTATTAACTACATTTTTTATGCTCACCACAACGTTGAGCCAGTTAAATGCCGCAGATATTGCTAAGCCAATTAATAAGCATGATATTGATCTTGCACCCTTTCCCGAATCGCGTACCATGACCATTGTACTTGGAAAAGATAACAAAGCCGTTTCTTACATGGGTACAATTGAAAAGGCTAATATGAAAGTGATTCCGGTAGCAGATCTCCAAAAGGAAATTAAGTCGAATGAGCTGCTGGTTGCAGCAACCCATCAAAATAATCCTGCTAAGTATATGATCGTAATCATCAAACCGGGCAAAACGGCCAAATTCCAAAACTTTGTTGATGTAATTGATGAAATGAAAATCGCGGATATTAAATCTTATAGCATTGATGATGATCATTTCGCCGAAAAGGAGCTGGTATTTATGAAAAATAACAACCTTTAA
- a CDS encoding bacteriocin — MKSLELKNLGVKEMNTTEMSQVEGGGIVNNTLNELLASLSGTLNAVGADTSAFLNKTVTNVLKLVWSL, encoded by the coding sequence ATGAAAAGTTTAGAATTAAAAAATCTTGGTGTTAAAGAAATGAACACAACTGAAATGTCACAAGTAGAAGGTGGTGGTATTGTTAACAATACTTTAAACGAACTTTTAGCTTCGCTTTCAGGAACTTTAAATGCAGTTGGCGCAGATACTTCAGCATTCTTAAACAAAACAGTAACCAATGTTTTGAAACTTGTTTGGAGTCTATAA
- a CDS encoding HlyD family secretion protein codes for MALTNYSTERISNTALVYRAQISKSSQLIYVVTVLAILTVLIALPFIKIPISINGTGILQSTIEKTELIVPVNGRLIQYRLSDNKRLKQGDTLLAIDAGLPKQQDALVETRKNQITQFLHDINALLSFNGGANLQTGQYAASWQQYAQELKNAGITKRQASSTFARYNKLYQNKVLTQSEYEKYRYELEQAESAYLMVRTKYKTQWQTEANGYRNELRQLSSQQAELNEQKKQYVLRAPIDGSVQNLIGLQQGAYVFANQKVGEVSPDAGLAAYCYINPSDIGLIRKGQEVHFQINAYNYNQWGLAVGKVIDISDDIVILNNNQPAFKVKCLMDKNFLKLKNGYKGYLKKGMNFTARFKVTDRSLYQLLYDKVDDWVNPNLIQKT; via the coding sequence ATGGCGCTAACCAACTACTCTACCGAAAGAATTTCGAATACTGCTCTTGTTTACCGCGCTCAAATCAGCAAATCAAGCCAGTTAATCTATGTTGTTACTGTGCTGGCAATTTTAACGGTTTTGATTGCGCTTCCTTTTATTAAAATCCCCATCAGCATAAATGGTACAGGCATTTTGCAATCTACCATCGAAAAAACAGAACTTATTGTACCCGTTAACGGTCGCTTGATACAATACAGGCTTTCGGACAATAAACGACTAAAACAGGGTGATACCCTTTTGGCCATTGATGCCGGCCTGCCCAAACAGCAGGATGCTTTGGTAGAAACCCGTAAAAACCAGATTACCCAATTTTTACATGATATTAATGCCCTCTTATCGTTTAATGGTGGCGCTAATTTACAAACCGGCCAATATGCGGCTTCATGGCAACAATATGCGCAGGAATTAAAAAATGCAGGTATTACCAAACGACAGGCCAGCAGCACATTTGCGCGTTACAATAAACTTTATCAGAATAAGGTACTCACGCAATCAGAATATGAAAAATACAGATACGAACTCGAGCAGGCTGAATCGGCTTACTTAATGGTACGTACCAAATATAAAACCCAGTGGCAAACCGAAGCTAATGGCTACCGCAATGAGCTGCGCCAGCTCTCCAGTCAGCAGGCAGAACTGAACGAACAGAAAAAACAATATGTTTTACGTGCGCCTATTGATGGTTCCGTGCAGAATTTAATTGGCTTACAGCAGGGCGCCTACGTATTTGCGAACCAAAAGGTAGGCGAGGTTTCGCCTGATGCAGGTTTGGCGGCTTACTGTTATATTAATCCATCGGATATCGGCCTAATCAGAAAAGGACAGGAAGTGCATTTTCAGATTAACGCTTACAACTATAACCAATGGGGATTAGCGGTGGGTAAAGTGATTGATATTTCGGACGATATTGTGATTTTAAATAACAACCAACCCGCTTTTAAGGTAAAGTGTTTAATGGATAAAAATTTCCTGAAACTAAAGAACGGTTACAAAGGCTACCTTAAAAAAGGCATGAACTTTACGGCCCGTTTTAAAGTAACCGACCGCAGTTTATACCAGTTGCTTTACGATAAGGTAGACGATTGGGTTAATCCAAACCTGATTCAAAAAACATGA
- a CDS encoding peptidase domain-containing ABC transporter: MSTMVKQRDITDCGAACLASIASHYKLDLAVARIRQLAGTDKKGTTVLGLVEAAQKLGFEAKGVKAPFESLFKIPTPAIAHIIVNDMLQHYVVIYKVGGKFIEVMDPMDGKVHRKTYDEFKKEWTGALVLLLPSENFQIGNEKKSIQARFWSLIKPHKGILTQVLFGAVVYTVLGLSTSIFVQKLVDFVLVDGNHNLLNLMSIAMMVILLVQMFIGSAKTVFTLKTGQLIDSQLILGYYKHLLRLPQQFFDTMRVGEIISRINDAVKIRTFLNDVCVNFVVNIFIVFFSFIMMFTYYWKLALITLTVIPLYFVIYIITDRFNKRTQRRLMEDAAELESQLVESLNSVGTIKRFGLEDHANEKTETRFIKLLQAGFKSNINAVVSGTSTEFISRMITIILLWVGAGYVLSNSITPGELLSFYTLIGYFTGPVSSLIGMNKTVQDAVIAADRLFEIMDLERESDENQIELSTDKIGDIHFENVSFRYGARLPVFENLNLTIPQGKFTAIVGESGSGKSTLMSILQNIYPIQAGNVRIGKYDLKYISNTSLRKMVSVVPQQIDLFAGNVIDNIAIGEEEPDMQKIIDIAVKLGLIGFIEALPNGFQTYLGENGTSLSGGQRQRIAIARALYRDPEILILDEATSSLDSVSEQHVQRMIALLKEEQKTVIVITHRSSTLNNADKIIVLDKGVVVEQGSHQELKYQLA, translated from the coding sequence ATGAGTACAATGGTAAAGCAACGTGATATTACAGATTGTGGAGCAGCTTGTTTGGCTTCAATTGCCTCCCATTATAAATTAGACCTGGCGGTTGCGCGGATCAGGCAGCTTGCCGGAACAGATAAAAAAGGAACCACCGTTTTAGGACTTGTAGAAGCCGCCCAGAAATTAGGATTTGAGGCCAAAGGCGTTAAAGCACCTTTTGAAAGTTTATTTAAAATACCTACACCAGCTATTGCCCATATTATTGTAAACGATATGCTGCAGCATTATGTAGTGATTTACAAGGTAGGAGGTAAGTTTATAGAGGTGATGGACCCTATGGATGGGAAAGTGCACCGTAAAACATACGATGAATTTAAAAAGGAATGGACTGGTGCTTTAGTATTGTTGTTGCCATCAGAAAATTTCCAGATCGGCAATGAAAAAAAATCGATCCAGGCAAGGTTTTGGAGTTTGATTAAACCGCACAAAGGCATTCTGACACAGGTTTTATTTGGTGCGGTTGTATATACTGTGTTGGGTTTATCAACCTCTATTTTCGTACAAAAACTGGTCGATTTTGTGCTCGTAGATGGCAATCATAACCTGCTTAACCTGATGAGCATTGCCATGATGGTGATTTTGCTGGTACAAATGTTTATTGGCTCAGCCAAAACGGTTTTTACCTTAAAAACCGGCCAGTTGATTGATTCGCAGCTTATTTTGGGCTACTATAAACACCTGCTGCGCTTGCCGCAACAGTTTTTTGATACCATGCGGGTGGGTGAAATTATTTCGAGGATAAACGATGCGGTAAAAATCAGGACTTTTTTAAACGATGTATGCGTAAATTTTGTGGTGAACATTTTTATCGTTTTCTTTTCCTTCATCATGATGTTTACCTATTACTGGAAACTTGCACTCATTACGCTTACCGTTATTCCATTGTATTTTGTAATTTATATAATTACCGATCGGTTTAACAAACGCACACAACGCAGGCTGATGGAAGATGCTGCCGAGCTTGAATCGCAACTGGTAGAAAGTTTAAATTCGGTAGGAACTATTAAACGTTTTGGGTTGGAAGATCATGCAAACGAAAAAACCGAAACCCGTTTTATCAAATTGCTTCAGGCTGGTTTTAAATCGAATATCAATGCCGTGGTATCGGGAACTTCTACCGAATTTATTTCGCGGATGATTACCATTATTTTACTTTGGGTAGGTGCAGGTTATGTGTTGAGCAATTCGATTACACCTGGGGAATTATTATCATTTTATACTTTGATCGGTTATTTTACGGGACCGGTTTCTTCGCTGATCGGCATGAATAAAACCGTACAGGATGCCGTAATTGCTGCTGATCGTTTGTTTGAAATTATGGATTTGGAGCGCGAAAGCGACGAAAACCAGATTGAATTAAGTACCGATAAAATCGGTGATATCCATTTCGAAAATGTTTCTTTCCGTTATGGTGCGAGGTTGCCGGTTTTCGAGAACCTGAACTTAACCATTCCGCAGGGTAAATTTACGGCCATTGTGGGCGAAAGCGGATCGGGTAAATCGACTTTAATGTCGATCCTTCAAAATATTTACCCTATACAGGCCGGTAATGTGCGCATTGGTAAATACGACCTGAAATACATTAGCAACACCTCCCTCCGCAAAATGGTATCGGTAGTACCCCAGCAGATTGATTTATTTGCGGGCAATGTAATCGATAATATTGCCATTGGGGAAGAAGAACCCGATATGCAAAAGATTATTGATATTGCTGTTAAACTGGGTTTAATTGGTTTTATCGAAGCTTTGCCAAATGGTTTTCAGACTTATCTGGGCGAAAATGGCACCTCTTTATCAGGCGGACAAAGGCAGCGGATTGCCATTGCAAGGGCTTTATACCGTGATCCGGAAATTCTGATTTTAGATGAAGCTACCTCATCGCTTGATTCGGTTTCGGAACAGCATGTACAGCGGATGATAGCGCTTTTAAAAGAAGAGCAGAAAACCGTAATTGTAATTACCCACCGATCGAGCACGCTGAACAATGCCGATAAAATTATTGTATTGGATAAAGGTGTAGTGGTAGAGCAGGGCAGCCATCAGGAGCTGAAATATCAGTTGGCCTAA